A stretch of DNA from Megalops cyprinoides isolate fMegCyp1 chromosome 17, fMegCyp1.pri, whole genome shotgun sequence:
CGCTGTGTTTGAAAATTGGTTGGGTTATGTCATATTTCACAACATGCACGCATACTCGCCACTGGGGAGGAGACATAATCCAATCAACGGTGGATTGAGAGGAAAGTGTCATGGCTGCCTAGGCTATAATAGAATATTATGCAATGTTTATGGTAAAATGGTGTAATGTGCTTTAATTTGTCTAAACGTTATAACAATATTCAAATTCTACTCGAACTATTGCATAAACAGTAAGTGTCCACAACGCAACCGCTTAAGtgaattgtgttttgtgtacagAGTACCATCCCCCACCGTTTACAGGCCTCTGTTCAAACTTGTTCCCACCAAGCTGTTAGCCTGATTTGAAAACATCAAGCCAAAGTGACGtcatcagtttaaaaaaaaagcccaaacGACATAAGCACGACTTTGTGCTTCCTAAAGCTCTCAACATTTTGCGCTTCGCGAAACCAGTAAATTCCCATGAACAAGCCCGTTTTACGATTCTAACTCAAAAATTATGGTTAAAATAATGCGAAATGCCCAACTGCCAGTTGGCTTCCCAATCCTGCAAGTCCATCTAGTGATTTTTCAGCCAATATTACAAACAAGTCAAACCTAGCAGCCTTGAGTCATTCTTGTCCTGCTGCCACACAACACCTTTGTTTTGTCCAGCCTTAGCTTTTTTAACCTCAAAGCCAACAAGGATAAGGACCTTTGACATCTGAAATTCTGATCTATTTTCATGAAGTGAAATACGAGGGGCTATATAGGGGATGCCCTGGTCAGAGTGGCCACAGATAAACAGGTCTTGACCTAACTGATAATAAAACCCCAATagttgaaatatttgaaatattgcatttaagTAGGGggtttgccattttaaaagttGATCAcacaaattattattgtaaaaaatgCTACTTTATTGAGGCATACACCTTTATCCTGCAGACAAACCCATACCTACAGCCCAATAATCACTTGTTGCGCAACACCTTGTGATTATAATGAGCATCAGATGAACAAGCACAGGCTTGATTACATgattgctgtgtctgtgtggtgagGACATAAGATACAAGAGAATGCACTGATTGATTGGCGTTTAAATTAGTTAATAGTGCTAACAATCAGCTATGCAGCTAACAGCTCTATCTTAGAAAATCTTGCTTCAAAGGACTAGTAAagaattattttactgtaacatTCCCAATGACAGAGACAGTACAGATTTAGGGAAGAGGATATaaacagtgaaagtgaaagtgccAATCAAGTCTTGCTTGTATGTGCAGACAGAGTTATGGGTTTGGAAGAGTGTATGGTTTTCAACATCACCAAAAAAAGGTCAGATTTTCACCAGGTGAAGGGTTTTCTCACATCACCAcacaacatataaaatatatacattttgcaCTTCATATTTGAATCTATGGtaaattttttttgcaaggaaTTGTAATCCAAACCAAATGCTTTTCAGCATAACAGAATTTGCCCTTGCATAAGAATATATGCAAATCATATGCAAATCCCCAGTAGTACAAAGACAAAAGAGTCTGTATGTGGCCTCCCATTTAGGAAGGATAGAGAGGAGGTGTGCAGACTGTTCTAATCTTACACTAAAAGCCCTCACATCCTTTATGCTGCACCACACCTACTGCCCCCCTAAAACCTGACCTTGATCCCTCTGTTATCCTAACCTGTCATCCTGTATTTATACTGTAGATCAATGTTAGGCATTATGTGTAAGCTTATTTTGCTCTTACAGTTCTTACAGCACTGTCCAGGGTATGAGATAAGGACAGGTTTTCTTATCAAATGCAGCAATATGTATTTTCTTATCAGATTTGACTGTATATTTATGACATTTTACAGCTTtagtttatattatttttttacattcattatgCACTTAATCCTCTGTTCTTGCAGTGACTCTGAGTATGTTAACTGTCAGCCctgtaaattgctctgaataataatgtcatgtaaatgacaactaagaaaaaaatgcagcaggTCTTATAGTAGCACTACAAGTAAGACTACTGCTAGTAAATCTTCAGAGCAATCCAGGGGATATTCAACAACTACAGATGCACTGGtattttgttactttgtttCTTCTGTGGACCTTGAGACAGGAACCTTTACTTCCTCTTTATTTCATACATCATAAAACAGTAGAGCCTTGACATCCCATAAGCTTTGATGGATTTCATACAGGATGGCTCACACTTCTTACAAATACTCTTTATTCCTATTGAAACAAATGCTCTTCTTCTAGCCCCTTTCACTAATGTCTCAACAGTGACCCCCAGTGGAAGTGTGTGGTAATGTAACATATTCCTTCTTTACTCTTTCCTGCAGGCAGAGATCACCTTCCTTCTCCAcatcaagttgtttttttcctcttacagTTGGCATGATCACAACTGTGTTTCATGTTGAGTAAATTCCCTTCcttatattatcattattttgcaAATTAGAACACTCACACTGTCGTAtctcacacataaacaaatgTTCACCAACCCCAGGCTGTGTAGTATCAGCAATATCATCTTTATTTTGTCAGAAAGAAACTCCAGCAATGACAGGCAACAGTAGCaaacccacacatgcacagatctGATTGGTCCACACAGATTACTCCCCAAACGGACCAGAAAACTTGGCTGTTCCACCCAATCGCTTACAAGCTTTAAGCAGGCTCCAGCAACTCACCCGCACAACAAACATAATGGGGTGTGTGTTCTTCAGACATTCAAAGATCAACTGACAAATCGCTAGCTGACCTTCGATTTTAAAGTGAACCACttacaatgcattatttgttAGTGTGATGTCTGTCATTAGAATGCATCATGTAATTTTTTAGTGACTTCCCACTCATTTGTGCAGCGTAAACCATCTTTGGAAAGACGATTTAGCAAGTACCCTTTGAGGTTCAACTCAGATAAATGTTTGAGCCGTTATTAATACATtctctaaaataaaaattaggCTAATTCAATACCCACCAACCAAAGATAACCGTCTTCCTGATTCTGACATCTCAGTTTTATGTgggacaacaaaaaaaaggaactgaatTGACAATTCGGTTTGAGGTGTACGGTTCAGACAGCTGCACATGTGGTACAACGTGTTTCTAAACTCACGAGAAGTGAATACTTTCAGGCTGAAAGCATGCCGATACTACCAGAGTCCATTCTACAAAGTacgttgcaaaaaaaaatacagcaaaaacgGCTGGTTAGTCAAGGTTGGCGTAAGTGCTTACGCTGGATACTGTTATTTCAACCTTTCTGCTACATTGAGCAAGCAGAGGAACAAGAAGGTGGGCCCATGTGgggctgggggaagggggaagggggaagggggtagAGGCGGGGGCAGGGTGGGGCCGTTCGCCCTTGGGGAGGGGTCCCGCTCACGCCTCGCTGCCCGTGATCACGGAGAACTGGAAACCGTGCTTGTTGAGGCGGTCAATCAGGGTGGTCTTGCCGAAGGCTGCTCCAGGGGTGTACACGCCCCCCCTGCCAATATCAACACAGAGAGCATGGGCATACAGGCACACGCTAAGGTAGCTGGGAAAATCATGTCGGTTTAAAATCTTAAGTGCTAACAGGACTCCACACCCCTACCTACCCTGCAATCAGGCCCCAATAACATAAAGCAAGAATAGCAAGAGCATCAACAGCTAAATGAACAACAGTAGCAGCAATAACAGTAGCAAACAGTTGCAACATCAACAGTAACTACTTCAAAAGCAACTGACACTTGATATTCCTGGTAGAAATAAGTTGCCAACGGCAAAGTGCCTCTAAATGTTGCCAGAACCTGGACCTTAATGACTGGCTTTGGTTAACAGTAATATTAAAAGGGTGAATTAGGAAACTGGGAAACTGGATGGATAAACATAGATGGATCTAATTATGGAAAAATTCAGAAATGAGTAACAGGTTTAGAGATGCTCTGCAGACAGGCAtaaggacacagagacagacactaAATGCAGTTTCGGCTAAGAGGACTCACGTGCTGGGGAGGGACTTGGGTTCATTGAGGAGGGTGATGGCTGCCTGAACCATGGCGATCGGGGTGGCGACATACCCCGCCTctgcagaacacagagaaagtgtCCAGGATGAGTAATGCACCAGACTGTAACAATGTGCATTTAACTGTCCTGCGTACAGGATGTCAATGCAGACATCCTGTACTCAGTAGGAAAAGAGAGGGCACCTGCTCCTTTGACTTGCGTGCGGATCTTAGCGTTGGGCTTTCCCTGCTGGGGATCCTGGCCCTCTGTATAGCCCTCACCGTAGAAGGTGAAGCAGAAGGAAGAGTCCTCCATCTGTGAAGGGCAAACACAGAGTTCAGCAGCagttctgtgaaaacagacactcactcaTTTGACTGAAGGAAATGTAACTAATGAAAAAGGTCGCGAAATCCTACCTGCTTTCTTGTTGGACCCGCTTTTGAGAAAACGCCGAAGGAGAACAATTCAGGAAactagaaaaaaagaaacacaatgaaTGATCAGGGGTCAAGGCTCGCTTAACACTGCAAATGTGAATAGTCATTAATTATATTCAAATATGCAGGAGTCATTGTTTCCTGCTCCACAGTTCCTGGTTTAAGTAAGCCATCACATTACACATTTGATGAACAACCAAACACTTTGCTAtcaaatataattcatttaCCAAAAAGTgggatacagacacacacatggaaacacGGGGACAGTACTAACAGAATTAAATGTACCTTTGTCAGCAGGCTTCTGCCAAAGCTGAACTTGACCATGAACCAGAACAGCATGCCTGCGAAGAGCAGCTTAACCACAGAGGAGATGCCCCCCACACCAGCATATGCACCATACTGAACCTGCAGGACACAGCAATGACAAGACCGTCAGACACAGCCACAGGTGCACAATGGCAGGGAAATGGCTTGGAGTAGCTATTTCATGCTATGGATCAAACTAGAGCTATAAACATGATCAATTTTGTGCTCAGACTTACAGATCTCTGTGCTCGATTTACATGGCTTCTGTTTTTACAACTACAAAGAATATATAACTTGCTTACTAGTATCAAATTTTAACCACCGTCAACCATATCTTTGCTAGTCATGTGATGTTGTCCAAAAAGTCCCTTGAGTCTCTCCCAAGGGAAGACAGTGGCTGGGGTTTATGTGAATAGCAGGAAGTTAAAGGAGGAGTGGAGTGGAAAAAGGAAGGTGGTAGGTGGGGTTAATGAGAACAGTGTtaagctggaggaggaggagcctggCGAGAGGAGGGCGTGGCTGCACTCACGGGCGACTCCTCATACTCCTCGTGCAGGAAGCGCTGTGTCCTCTTCACCACCGAGGGGTCAGCCCCCATGAAGGGCACAGCGTACTGATCTATCTCCTTACTGAAGAACAGGGCGCTCCTGGGGAAATGCGCATACATCCATACCGTTCACAcgaaacacacagcaacacaaaacacCAACTGTTTCTCAGAGGATATATCGAATTTGCACTGTCATTACAAGATAGCTTATTTACACCCacaacacatgtacacagacatgcatacacgttacattacattactggcatttagtagaagcacttatccagagcagcttacataggttaaaatttctacattatccatttatacagctggataatgtATAGACTACTTATATGACTACATAGACTATACAGTCATGCTGTATAATTGTGATGGACTCCAATGTGCATACTGTAAGCAGTAAGTACatgaatattgatattgatCTGCCCCGACCTTCTTTTGATTTTTGCCCCGACGATAGGCAGGGGTTTGTGGCCGAACTTCTTCCTCAGACTCCTCAGCTTGTCGCTGTCTGCGAAACCATAGATGGCCGACTGCCAGGTGCCGTCGTGGATACAGCCTCCCTGTGGACACGAGAGGACCGTGCGAGCCGACGCTTTAATAGGCCCTGTGTCTGCTGTGACAGTGCAATTCTGAGGCGACAGCACAGACTCCAGCACACAGGCAAAACAGTACAAAACCTTGGCATCAGAATGACGGGGGCTGACAGCTAACCAACCACCGTCCGGCACCGCTGTTCCCAGATAAAGACAATGCTGCTTTTACCGATCAGCTGTGAAGCGCTATCCACACAGGGTGAACGAGAGCTGCAGATGTGGTGCGGAGAACAATGAGGAGGCCTGCAAAAATGTGTAAGCCTCACTGTACAGTCAACTGATCTGAGGTAATGGCGCGAGGGCGTCATTAATATCCCCAAATCACTGACAATGATTATTTCAACATACTTTGCATAATGGTACTGGTATTCTTCAAGCTAGAAAACAATTACACCAAGATGGAACTTCTAAAAAAGGCTAGAAATACAGTGCTAGACACTGCAGATGGCAAATACACACAGGTTGCATTGATTGCTCTTTAATATGTGATAATAACTGTGCTTATGGGCTGCTGTTTAACTATTTAACTGTAATATTAGCCAGCAACTGCAAGAAGCGTCtcatttagctagctatcaatTAAAACTCTTAGTCTGCTAGCCAGCTACAGCTGCAGTCTAAATTTTACTTGAATTAGAGTGAAATGCACATGACAACTGATGTTGATACTGTCACAGTTAACCTGCTAACCAAATACACTGACAGTTAACTGCACATATTCTCCGCTGTGTATGAAGTGTGCCAGTCCCTGCAAACACTGCACCACAGCGCCACCTGTCTGTAACTCCCGCACAAATTCATCATAATCACTACTTAATAATCAGTTTGCGATATTGTTTTTTGCagtgctttttcatttaaactctACCTGAATTAAGGTAAACTGTACACTTTTCAGCGTGCCTAGAAATACTGACACTCACAGGTAACCTGCAGACAGTTAATCCGCTTACAGATGACTGAGAGTTGACTGCACATATTATCCTCAAATATGTATTAGGATTACCCACCTCTGGTCCATTGCTTATGGTCAGGAAGCTCTCAACAGCAGTAAGTGTTCCTGGAATACAAGGTTCAATTTCTGATAGCAGTTCAAAGGTAAAAAGCAGAGGTACAGAGTAAACTGTCTTTATCTGAAGAGATCCGCAGATTAAATGCTTGAGCAAGATGCAATACTTAACCTCGATTACAGCCGTAAAAAGCTGGATAAGGATGTATCTCTCTTAAATACGACACACAGCCAAATtgataatatacaatatatttgtgAGCATGCACTACGTCTCACATTTCATAACTTTAAACGTGTGACCAGTGCACTGCCTTAGCATGAAGATGCTGTACCTACTGGAGACAACCTGTGTTACatacatgcaggcacacagacagagacaaacaatATCTGTGTTGCTGTACCTTTAAACTGGTCTCTGGTGAACAGGACACCCATATCTGCAGGTATGGAGTCGAACCCACAGCTTCCAATCACATACAC
This window harbors:
- the LOC118792062 gene encoding saccharopine dehydrogenase-like oxidoreductase; the encoded protein is MATTTSSSRPYHIIVFGASGFTGQFVVEEVARTSAEGPKGTLKWAIAGRSRQKLEKVLEQAAGTLSKPELKSEVEVIVADVGEPDSLAAMCKQGVIVLNCVGPYRFYGEPVVKACVENGAHCIDICGEPQFLEGMQLNYQNQAVEKGVYVIGSCGFDSIPADMGVLFTRDQFKGTLTAVESFLTISNGPEGGCIHDGTWQSAIYGFADSDKLRSLRKKFGHKPLPIVGAKIKRRSALFFSKEIDQYAVPFMGADPSVVKRTQRFLHEEYEESPVQYGAYAGVGGISSVVKLLFAGMLFWFMVKFSFGRSLLTKFPELFSFGVFSKAGPTRKQMEDSSFCFTFYGEGYTEGQDPQQGKPNAKIRTQVKGAEAGYVATPIAMVQAAITLLNEPKSLPSTGGVYTPGAAFGKTTLIDRLNKHGFQFSVITGSEA